The DNA segment GGTCTTCGAAGGCGATCGAACGTGACCATGCGAAAAACACTGTCCATTTGGCTACTAACCGGAACCGTGCTGTTGCCAGCCGCGATGGGGTGCAACCGCACGCACTATCGCAAACAGGCCGACAATGAAGCCTACGCGTTGATGGACGAGAAAGCCTCGCACGTATCACGCCCGGTCAACGCGCCGTTGCGGATCGAGCTGGACCGTCGCAGTCGAATGTTCAACCCATTCGACCTCGACTTCCAACCAATGCCGTTGGATGACCCAGCCTCGAATCGATACATGCAGTGTGTCGATGGCCGCCGTGGCTACCCAATGTGGGAAGCCAATGGACTGACCAACGCTGCCGAAAGCCCGGATTGGTGGCAGTTCTTGCCGCTCAATGATGACGGCATCCTCGAACTCAACTCAGAGAACGCCGTCAAAATTGCGTTGCTGCATTCCCCCGACTACCAGCGACAAATGGAACAGTTGTACCTGTCCGCGTTGGATGTCTCGAGCCAACGGTTCCAGTTCGACACCCAATACTTCGCCGGTGCCGGAGCTTCGTTCAGCCAGAGCGATCAACGCTTCGGAGCCACTCGCGATTCTGACTCGGTCACCAGTGTTGGCGGCGACGTCGCGCTGAGCCGTCAATTCGCGACCGGAGCCAACTTGCTGGTCAACTTTGCCAATGAAGTTGTCTGGAACCTGAACGGTCCCGACACGCGAACGACTTCCACTGTGCTCGACTTCACGTTGTTGCAACCGTTGCTGCGAGGTGCCGGTCGCGATCGCATCATGGAATTGCTGACGCTATCCGAGCGTCGACTGCTCGCCAACGTTCGCAACTTTGAACGATTCCGTCGAGGTTTCTACTTGGACATCGTCACCGGCCGAAACAACGACAGCAGTGTCAGTCGTTCCGGCGGCACGTTCTCGGCCAACACCGGTGCCTTCACCGGGTTCGACTCTGGGTTCGCCAACCTTGGTGGTGGCGGAGGGACCGGCGTTCCTCAAGCTGGCGGCTTCATCGGTTTGCTCCAGGACCAACTGCAAATCCGCAACTTGGAGGAGAACATCGCTCGACTGGGCGAGAACCTGGTCATTCTCGACAACACATTGATTGAATTGTTGACCACCATTCCCGATGACCCCGAAGCCATCATTCGTCAGCGTCTGCAAATTGCACAAGCGAGATCGGCATTGCTTAGCTCGCAGAGCTCGTTGGTCTCGCGCCGCGTTGGCTATCAAAACTCCGTCGACTCGTTCCTTCGTGACCTTGGGTTGCCACCATACATCTGCGTCGAGATCAACGACCCGATGTTGGAACGTTTCGAACTGATTGACCGCACGCTCCGAAATCGCCGCGAAGAATTGATCGAAGTGCGATTGGCCGTCGGTGAAATCAACATTGGACTGCTGGAATCAAGCGAGAGCTCACTGAACCCAGAAACGGGGCTCCCGGAATCCAAACTCACTTGGGACGACAACACGATTCAATTGATCGAACAACTCCGATCCTCCGTCGAACCGCTGTCCAAGTTCACGGAAGACTTGATCAGCGAAGACTTGCCTCGCGTCGAGGCCGACCTTCAGAAGTTGTCCGAGCTGATTCCGGAACGCAAAAACCAAACCGATTCTTTGCTGCAACTGTACCGCGAAGAACAAGCGACCGTGTGTTCGCTGTTGGGCATCGAAACAGTTGACGAATCCATCTTCGACTTGGACCCGGTGCTCGAACTTGGCGAAGAACTCGATTCGCAGTTCTCCGAAATCGCGAGTCGACTCGACGCTTACAAAGTCGCTGTCAAGCAACTCAACGATCGGATCGATGTCTTCTTGGAAACCGGTCCGCAATCCGAAAACCGAGTCGAAATTGCTGCCCAGGTTCGCGGCGAAGTGATTCTGGCCAGCCAAGACTTGTTGGCAAACTTGGGTGAAGACGTCCTAGCGTTGCAACTGATTCAAGCACGTGCCCGTGTGGAATCACTGTTGTTGCCCGAAGTGGAAATCAACCCAGCCGAAGCACTGCAAATCGCTCGTGTGAACCGCCGTGACTGGGCCAACGCCCGAGCCGCGTTGGTGGACACCTATCGTCGGATCGAGTTCTTCGCCGACGACTTGGAAAGCGATTTGGACTTGGTCGTTTCGGGTGGGGTCAGCCGTGCTGCGGTGACGGATCTTCCCAACAACGACAACACCAGTCTTCGGATTGGACTTCGCTGGGACGCCCCGATCACTCGCCTGCAGGAACGCAACACCTACCGTCAAGCGTTGATCGAATACGAACAAGCCAAGCGGTCGTACTACAACTTCGAAGACAGCGTGTGGCAGGGCCTTCGCTCAAGCATTCGCCAGCTCCAAGCCAACCGGATTAACTTCGAACTGGGACGCCAATCAGTTCGCATCGCAGCAAACCAATTGGAACTCAACGAAGACATCCGGTCGTTCCGAGACGCTCGCGGATTGAACAGCGGACCGACCGCGGCTCGCGATACGATCTCGGCACTGGGTGACTTGCTGGACTCGCAGAACTCGCTGCTGAACATCTTTGTGAACTTCGAAGTTGTTCGTCGCAGTCTCGATTTGGACCTCGGAACGATGGAGCTGACACCCGACGGACTCTGGATTGATCCAGGTCCCATCCAGCCGGAATACCTACTCGGATTGGTTGGAACATCCGAAGGCGGCTTGATCGATTGCGGTGTCACAACGTCCAACGCTCTGTGCCCGACGCCTGACTGTGGCATGCCACTGAAGGAACAACCCAAAGCACCGATCTTTGGCTTCTAACCAAAGATCGGAGAGGCGTCTTGATCCAACGAGCTGATCTGGATCAGCTCATTTGGCTTCGTCGCCATAAAGCTTGGGATAATCCTCAGCGACTTGGCGACGCAGCTCAGGACGAGCCTTCAAAGCCGAGTTGACTTTGCGAACCATCTTGGGATTGTCCATTCCGCCCAACACGTGGTCGGTCGGCATGATTTCGCTGTCCCAACCGGCCAGCTCTGACGGAAGCACGTTGTCTCGGTACAGAGCGCCGGTGGTGAATGGAGTTGGGACAAACGATCCCACAACGCTCATGTCCAAGTCTGCGTTGATCTGGTCTTCCATTCCGAGTGCCCACAAGCAAGCGTTCGCGAAACAGCGACGAGTGTCTTCGTCGAGCAAGTCCTCCGATGCTCCGTACGAGAAGTAAGCAACTCGTGCGTCCTTCTTGTCACCCGAGGGTGCAACGTAGTGATCGCGGGTCCAACCAGCAGACACTTTCGGTTTGTCAGTGTTGACGTCGTCGCTTGGTTCAAATGTGTTAAGCACCTGGACCTCCACCAACGGCGTGGCTCCGGTCGGCGGTTGTGACTTGTACGCTCCGCTGTAGCCGTGCATTGATCCAACGCCGGTCATGATCGGATGATCGGTTGCGGATTCCACCGCCTTGATCCGGCTGCTCGAACTGTGGTTGCCACCGTAATGACTTTGCCCACGTTTCGCGTGCCATGTGTTGCCAAAGACCTGTTCGCCCAAACCGCCAAGGTAGTCGTCACCTTCATAATTGAAGTTCAGTTTCGCCCACTTTCCCTTTTGGCCGTTGAAACAGTGAGTCGACGTCCGAGCGCCGACAACCGGACCACCTCGTTCGAAGTAGTCCACCAACAAGTCGACTTGTTCGTCGGGCAGTCGCATGAAACGGGTGAAGAAGAACAGCAGGTCTGCATCCTTCAAAGCTTCCATGCCCGGCACGGGTGAGTCGCCGGCTTTGATCTCGCCGTCCTCGTTGATCCCGAACAAAACCGTGCAGCGGAAACCGTGATGCTTCGCCAGAATTTTCGCGAGCGCCGGGCAAGCCTGCTCCGATCGGTACTCGTGATCGTTCGCAACAAACACGATGTGTTTGCCTTTACCGATGCCTTCGCCACCCTCGTAAACCAACGGAGCACTGTCGGGCTCAGCGGCAAAAGCGGCAAGTGGAAACGCGACAGCAGAAAGTAAAACCAGTGAGAGCCAAGTCTTCATAGATCAACGGGGATATCGAGGTGGGATGGATGGGAGGTCGATTCGCGAACGCTACCGATCAAACAAAAAAGATGACCGGCGATCTTGATGCATCGCGAGTGCTACTGAATTTAGTCCATCTTCATCCCGATCGCGTGACGATCCACGCCGCTTTCCACAAAACAAGCCAACATCAATTCCTTTGCCGCATTTCCATAGGTTTGTGTCGCACGAGCAATTCACGTGAATCGCCAATCGCATGGTCCACCCAATCGTTTTAATGAACGGACGCGAACCCTCGACGAGCCATCTGAAAGCGTTCCTGAATCGGCTCTCCGCCTCATCACTTCTATAGACCGATCCACTCACGATTCGTACCAAATCAAGCTTTGATGACGCCTCAACGGTCAATCGACTAGTGCCTGCAGTTGGGGACGCGAGTACAATGTTGCGTCTGATCCCCACCTCCATCCCTCACCCAACCGAACTGCACCATGCCGTCGAATCTCACGAAGGCCAGTTGGCTTTCCCGCGGTCTTTCACCGCGTTTTTTGTTCCCACTCGTCCTTGTTCTCGCTTGCATCGCAGCCCCGATTTCGGTGGCGTCAGCGGCTGATACCGAGCGTCCCAATGTGGTGATCGTGATGGCCGATGACCTCGGCTACGGCGACATCGGTTGCTACGGAGCCAAGGGACTCAAAACGCCAAACATCGATCGCATGGCTTCCGAAGGCTGCCGCTTCACCAGCGGTTATTGCTCGGCGTCGACTTGCACGCCAACCCGTTACTCGTTCCTCACCGGTTCCTACGCGTTTCGTTTTCCCGGAACCGGAATCGCGCCACCGAACAGCCCCGCGTTGATTCCCGCTGGAACCACGACAACGGCCAGCCTGCTTCAAGAGGCTGGCTACAAGACCGCGGTCATCGGCAAGTGGCACCTGGGCTTGGGTGAAAAAAACGAAGGCCCGGACTGGAACGGCGATCTGAAACCAGGTCCTTTGGAAATCGGTTTTGATCACTGCATCCTGCTGCCAACCACGAACGACCGCGTGCCGCAGGTTTACGTCAACAATCACAATGTCGAAAACTTGGATCCCGCGGACCCACTGTGGGTCGGCAACAAGAAGCCGTCAAAAGATCACCCGACCGGGATCACCCATCGCGACACATTGAAGATGGATTGGACGCACGGTCACAACTCCACAATCCACAACGGCATCAGCCGCATCGGGTTCTACACGGGAGGCCACGCCGCCCGGTTCCGCGATGAAGATTTATCGGACCGCTGGGTCGCAGAATCCAAACGCTGGATCACTGAGAACAAAGACGAACCGTTCTTCCTCTTCTTCGCATCGCACGACTTGCACGTTCCTCGTGTGGTTCATGAACGTTTCCAAGGCAGCACCGCACTCGGGCCTCGCGGCGACGCCATCGCGGAACTGGATTGGTGCGTTGGCGAACTGATGAAATCGCTCGAGGAAAACGGACTGACAGAAAAAACCATGCTCGTCTTCTGCAGTGACAACGGTCCGGTCTTGGATGATGGCTACGCGGACGACGCCAATGAGAAACTTGGCAACCATGATCCCAACGGGCCTTATCAAGGCGGCAAGTACACGGTTTACGAAGGCGGAACGCGAACGCCATTCATCACCCGGATGCCCGGCACGATTCCTGTTGGTGTCAACGACGAAATGGTTTGCACGATCGACTTCGCCGCCAGCCTCGCCGCCATGGTCGGGACAGAACTTCCAAATGACGCTTGCCTGGATAGCCACAACATGCTCGGAGTGCTGATGAACCAATCCGGTGCAACCGGCCGTGAACACCTGGTTCAACAAGACAACGGAAAGCTCGGCAACTACGGCTATCGCGTTGGCGATTGGAAACTTGTCCGGCATGACCACAAGAAGTCGTACAACTTCGATCTGTCGATGACACGAAAAGAGGTCCCACAATTCGAGCTTTACAACCTTGACTCAGATCCGGCCGAACAGAATGATTTGAGTCAGAGCGAACCCGAACGAGCGAAGCAAATGCAACAGGAACTTCAAAAGCTCCTCGATGCCGGCCGCAGTCGCTAAGCCAGAGCCGCCGACGAAGGCCGCATTGTCCGAAATTGAAAAAGCCGCTCACTGGAATCATCCGGTGAGCGGTTTTTTTTGTGAATCAAATTCAATCGCGTTTGCAAATCATGCGGTCGCGAGCTTGGACTCTTCGCTCGCAATCATCTGACGCAAGATCTCGTCCAGCGAAACGCGAATGTCCCAGTCCGGGTAGTCGCGTCGCAATTTGCTCAGGTCGCTGATGTAGCAAATGTGATCGCCTTTGCGATTGTCATCGCCCAACGTCCACTTCACTTTGTGGCCTGAGATGTCTTCGATCTTTTGAATGCATTCCAAAACGCTGGCCGCGTTGTCGCGTCCGCCACCAATGTTGTAAACCTCGCCCGGACGCGGGTTCTTTGAGAATGCTTCGAATGCTTTGACCACGTCGCTGCATTCGATTTGGTCGCGAACTTGTTTGCCTTTATAGCCAAAGATCGTGTAGGGCTTGCCCGTCACCGCGACGTGAACGAGGTAACTCAAAAAGCCGTGCAGCTCGACCCCACTGTGGCTGGCCCCTGTCAAACATCCGCCACGAAAGATGCCCGTTTTCAGACCGAAGTACTTGCCGTACTCTTGCGCCAAAACATCTGCCGCGGTCTTCGACGCACCGAACAGCGAGTGCATGGTTTGGTCGATGCGGCACGATTCACTGATGCCGTCGTAGTCTTCTTCGCGAGCGTATTCCCAGCGAGTTTCCAACTCGTCGAGAGGCAGTTCGTTGGGTGCATCGCCGTACACTTTGTTCGTGCTCATGTGGCAGAACACGGCTTCGGGTGCATGCTGGCGAGTTCCTTCCAGCAGGTTCAACGTGCCGTTGGCGTTGACTTCGAAATCCAGAAACGGAATCGCCGCTGCTTTGTCATGCGAAGGTTGGGCCGCACAATGAACCACCAAATCCGGTGGTTCGTTTTTGAACAGGTCCAACACGCCGTCGCGATCACGAATGTCGAGTGAAACGGTTCGGAAGTTCGATGTTTCCTCTTCCAGTCGTGACTGGTTCCACTTGGTGCTGCCATCCGGGCCGAAGAAGGTGGCTCGCATGTCGTTGTCGATGCCGATGACTTCGTCACCCAGGGCGTCCCAATGCCGCACCGCGGCCGAGCCGATTAGCCCACTGGAACCTGTCACAATCACACGCATAGCACGTCAAACCTACCTAAAAACCAACATCAAAAGAA comes from the Rhodopirellula bahusiensis genome and includes:
- a CDS encoding TolC family protein; the protein is MRKTLSIWLLTGTVLLPAAMGCNRTHYRKQADNEAYALMDEKASHVSRPVNAPLRIELDRRSRMFNPFDLDFQPMPLDDPASNRYMQCVDGRRGYPMWEANGLTNAAESPDWWQFLPLNDDGILELNSENAVKIALLHSPDYQRQMEQLYLSALDVSSQRFQFDTQYFAGAGASFSQSDQRFGATRDSDSVTSVGGDVALSRQFATGANLLVNFANEVVWNLNGPDTRTTSTVLDFTLLQPLLRGAGRDRIMELLTLSERRLLANVRNFERFRRGFYLDIVTGRNNDSSVSRSGGTFSANTGAFTGFDSGFANLGGGGGTGVPQAGGFIGLLQDQLQIRNLEENIARLGENLVILDNTLIELLTTIPDDPEAIIRQRLQIAQARSALLSSQSSLVSRRVGYQNSVDSFLRDLGLPPYICVEINDPMLERFELIDRTLRNRREELIEVRLAVGEINIGLLESSESSLNPETGLPESKLTWDDNTIQLIEQLRSSVEPLSKFTEDLISEDLPRVEADLQKLSELIPERKNQTDSLLQLYREEQATVCSLLGIETVDESIFDLDPVLELGEELDSQFSEIASRLDAYKVAVKQLNDRIDVFLETGPQSENRVEIAAQVRGEVILASQDLLANLGEDVLALQLIQARARVESLLLPEVEINPAEALQIARVNRRDWANARAALVDTYRRIEFFADDLESDLDLVVSGGVSRAAVTDLPNNDNTSLRIGLRWDAPITRLQERNTYRQALIEYEQAKRSYYNFEDSVWQGLRSSIRQLQANRINFELGRQSVRIAANQLELNEDIRSFRDARGLNSGPTAARDTISALGDLLDSQNSLLNIFVNFEVVRRSLDLDLGTMELTPDGLWIDPGPIQPEYLLGLVGTSEGGLIDCGVTTSNALCPTPDCGMPLKEQPKAPIFGF
- a CDS encoding ThuA domain-containing protein, with translation MKTWLSLVLLSAVAFPLAAFAAEPDSAPLVYEGGEGIGKGKHIVFVANDHEYRSEQACPALAKILAKHHGFRCTVLFGINEDGEIKAGDSPVPGMEALKDADLLFFFTRFMRLPDEQVDLLVDYFERGGPVVGARTSTHCFNGQKGKWAKLNFNYEGDDYLGGLGEQVFGNTWHAKRGQSHYGGNHSSSSRIKAVESATDHPIMTGVGSMHGYSGAYKSQPPTGATPLVEVQVLNTFEPSDDVNTDKPKVSAGWTRDHYVAPSGDKKDARVAYFSYGASEDLLDEDTRRCFANACLWALGMEDQINADLDMSVVGSFVPTPFTTGALYRDNVLPSELAGWDSEIMPTDHVLGGMDNPKMVRKVNSALKARPELRRQVAEDYPKLYGDEAK
- a CDS encoding sulfatase family protein translates to MPSNLTKASWLSRGLSPRFLFPLVLVLACIAAPISVASAADTERPNVVIVMADDLGYGDIGCYGAKGLKTPNIDRMASEGCRFTSGYCSASTCTPTRYSFLTGSYAFRFPGTGIAPPNSPALIPAGTTTTASLLQEAGYKTAVIGKWHLGLGEKNEGPDWNGDLKPGPLEIGFDHCILLPTTNDRVPQVYVNNHNVENLDPADPLWVGNKKPSKDHPTGITHRDTLKMDWTHGHNSTIHNGISRIGFYTGGHAARFRDEDLSDRWVAESKRWITENKDEPFFLFFASHDLHVPRVVHERFQGSTALGPRGDAIAELDWCVGELMKSLEENGLTEKTMLVFCSDNGPVLDDGYADDANEKLGNHDPNGPYQGGKYTVYEGGTRTPFITRMPGTIPVGVNDEMVCTIDFAASLAAMVGTELPNDACLDSHNMLGVLMNQSGATGREHLVQQDNGKLGNYGYRVGDWKLVRHDHKKSYNFDLSMTRKEVPQFELYNLDSDPAEQNDLSQSEPERAKQMQQELQKLLDAGRSR
- a CDS encoding NAD-dependent epimerase/dehydratase family protein, producing MRVIVTGSSGLIGSAAVRHWDALGDEVIGIDNDMRATFFGPDGSTKWNQSRLEEETSNFRTVSLDIRDRDGVLDLFKNEPPDLVVHCAAQPSHDKAAAIPFLDFEVNANGTLNLLEGTRQHAPEAVFCHMSTNKVYGDAPNELPLDELETRWEYAREEDYDGISESCRIDQTMHSLFGASKTAADVLAQEYGKYFGLKTGIFRGGCLTGASHSGVELHGFLSYLVHVAVTGKPYTIFGYKGKQVRDQIECSDVVKAFEAFSKNPRPGEVYNIGGGRDNAASVLECIQKIEDISGHKVKWTLGDDNRKGDHICYISDLSKLRRDYPDWDIRVSLDEILRQMIASEESKLATA